In Ensifer canadensis, a genomic segment contains:
- a CDS encoding aminotransferase class III-fold pyridoxal phosphate-dependent enzyme has translation MNDMLKTTPDFSIDAASALLKQHYGLSGTLSLLASERDQNFKVEAADGATYILKVVNAAEPEVESDFQTALLSHVGTFAAELPVPHIKPTLAGTSLAGTTSQHGVSHRLRLVSWVSGNPLAETGRSTSALQSLGQMLGRFDASLKGFMHPGALRDLDWDIRKAGRSRDRLNHVTEPDDRALLERFLVRFAKSVEPRLATLRSAVIHNDANDWNVLVDKSDHDRISGLIDFGDALYAPVIAEVAIAAAYAGLDHPDPIGATAAIARGFHAEYPLLEEEVDLLFDLIAMRLVTSVTISASRRAHTTDNPYLAISERPAWTLLRKLDRMNPRFATAILRKACGFEAAPGTRGVTAWISENRKALAPLLERPAATYPAALVPYGDPDHPMTVKSAGEQPDEAQAIWEDYCRENGVDLGIGPWGEARTVYAGEMFVSRLVENTRRTCHLGLDLFMAAGTKVFTPIAATVVSVEIEADPLGYGCLIALRHEPEGCPPFVSLWGHLAHETMGRIKAGDRLEAGALVGEMGAPMENGGWAPHLHLQLSIDANLSATEIIGVGEPQYLDVWAELFPDARTFAGIAEEFYAKSGRAHDEIVKLRKELLLPNLSISYEKPIKFVRGEGVWLIDDSGRAYLDCFNNVCHIGHAHPAVVEAMTKQAAILNTNTRYLHDNIVAYAERLTATLPKELTVAGFVNSGSEANSLALRMMRAHTGRENAITLDWSYHGTTQELIDISPYKFRRKGGKGPKPHVHVAAVPDSYRAPADWPAEEHGKRFAESVAEQIAAMQAKGEGLGFFIAESIPSVAGQVFLPEGYLKEVYRLVREAGGVCVADEVQVGFGRVGSHWWAFETQGIVPDIVTMGKPIGDGHPLAAVVTTREVTDSFNNGMEYFNTFGGNPVSCAVGLAVLDVIEGQDLRGNALAIGNYLIGSFRAMQARYEVIGDVRGMGLFLGIELVSDRNTKAPATEFARAVSNGARQRGVLMGTEGPHDNVLKMRPPMIFSKRDADHLLAVLEETFADVSRKLG, from the coding sequence ATGAACGACATGCTGAAGACGACACCAGACTTTTCTATCGACGCTGCGTCAGCACTGCTGAAGCAGCATTACGGCCTTTCCGGCACGCTGTCGCTGCTGGCCAGCGAACGCGACCAGAACTTCAAGGTCGAGGCCGCCGACGGCGCCACCTATATCCTGAAGGTCGTCAATGCCGCCGAGCCCGAGGTCGAGAGCGACTTCCAGACGGCGCTGCTCAGCCATGTCGGAACCTTTGCCGCCGAATTGCCGGTGCCGCACATCAAGCCGACATTGGCCGGCACCAGCCTTGCCGGAACCACCAGCCAGCACGGCGTCAGCCACAGGCTGCGCCTCGTCAGCTGGGTCTCGGGCAACCCGCTCGCCGAAACCGGCCGCAGCACCAGTGCGCTCCAGTCGCTCGGCCAGATGCTCGGCCGCTTCGACGCCTCGCTGAAAGGCTTCATGCATCCGGGTGCGTTGCGCGACCTCGACTGGGACATTCGCAAGGCCGGCCGTTCCAGGGACAGGCTGAACCATGTAACCGAGCCGGATGACCGCGCATTGCTGGAGCGTTTCCTTGTCCGCTTTGCAAAGTCGGTGGAGCCGAGGCTGGCGACACTGCGGTCGGCTGTCATCCACAACGACGCCAACGACTGGAACGTACTGGTCGACAAATCAGATCATGACCGCATCTCCGGGCTGATCGATTTCGGCGACGCACTCTATGCGCCCGTCATTGCCGAAGTCGCCATTGCCGCCGCCTATGCCGGTCTCGACCATCCCGACCCGATCGGCGCCACCGCCGCCATCGCCCGCGGCTTCCACGCGGAATATCCGCTGCTCGAAGAGGAAGTCGATCTTCTCTTCGACCTCATCGCCATGCGGCTCGTCACCTCGGTGACGATCTCGGCCTCGCGCCGCGCCCACACGACCGACAATCCTTACCTTGCCATCAGCGAAAGGCCAGCCTGGACGCTCTTGCGCAAACTCGACCGGATGAACCCGCGCTTTGCCACCGCGATCCTGCGCAAGGCCTGCGGCTTCGAGGCAGCTCCGGGAACGCGCGGCGTTACCGCCTGGATTAGCGAAAACCGCAAGGCGCTCGCGCCGCTGCTCGAACGCCCGGCCGCGACCTACCCAGCAGCGCTCGTGCCCTACGGCGACCCTGATCATCCGATGACGGTGAAATCCGCCGGTGAACAGCCGGATGAGGCCCAGGCGATCTGGGAAGACTATTGCCGCGAAAACGGCGTCGATCTCGGCATCGGCCCCTGGGGTGAGGCGCGCACCGTCTATGCCGGCGAAATGTTCGTCTCACGGCTGGTCGAGAACACCCGCCGCACCTGCCATCTCGGGCTCGACCTGTTCATGGCAGCCGGCACCAAGGTGTTCACACCGATCGCCGCCACCGTCGTCAGCGTCGAGATCGAGGCGGACCCGCTTGGTTACGGCTGCCTGATTGCGCTTCGCCACGAACCCGAGGGCTGCCCGCCCTTCGTGTCGCTCTGGGGTCATCTGGCGCACGAGACAATGGGCCGGATCAAGGCTGGCGACCGGCTCGAAGCCGGTGCGCTCGTCGGCGAAATGGGTGCTCCGATGGAAAACGGCGGCTGGGCGCCGCACCTGCATTTGCAGCTTTCCATCGACGCAAACCTTTCGGCGACCGAAATCATCGGCGTCGGCGAACCGCAATATCTCGACGTCTGGGCCGAGCTCTTCCCCGATGCGCGCACCTTCGCCGGCATTGCCGAGGAGTTTTACGCAAAGAGCGGTCGTGCGCATGACGAGATCGTCAAGCTGCGCAAGGAACTGCTGCTGCCGAACCTGTCGATCTCCTACGAAAAGCCGATCAAGTTCGTGCGCGGCGAAGGCGTCTGGCTGATCGACGACAGTGGCCGCGCCTATCTCGACTGCTTCAACAATGTCTGCCACATCGGCCACGCCCATCCCGCGGTCGTCGAGGCGATGACGAAGCAGGCGGCGATCCTCAACACCAACACGCGCTATCTGCACGACAATATTGTCGCCTATGCGGAACGGCTGACCGCGACGCTGCCGAAAGAACTGACAGTCGCCGGTTTCGTCAACAGCGGCTCGGAGGCAAACAGCCTGGCGCTGCGCATGATGCGCGCGCATACGGGCCGTGAAAACGCCATCACGCTCGACTGGTCCTATCACGGCACCACGCAGGAGCTGATCGACATCAGCCCCTACAAATTCCGTCGCAAAGGCGGCAAGGGCCCGAAACCGCATGTCCATGTCGCTGCCGTTCCCGACAGCTATCGCGCGCCCGCCGATTGGCCGGCAGAAGAACACGGCAAGCGCTTTGCCGAAAGCGTCGCAGAGCAGATCGCGGCCATGCAGGCAAAGGGCGAAGGCCTCGGCTTCTTCATCGCGGAATCGATCCCGAGCGTTGCCGGCCAGGTGTTCCTGCCCGAAGGCTACTTGAAGGAAGTCTATCGCCTGGTGCGCGAAGCCGGCGGCGTCTGCGTCGCCGATGAGGTTCAGGTCGGCTTCGGCCGTGTCGGCAGCCACTGGTGGGCGTTCGAGACTCAAGGGATCGTTCCCGACATCGTCACCATGGGCAAGCCGATCGGCGACGGCCATCCGCTGGCCGCCGTCGTCACCACCCGCGAGGTCACCGACAGCTTCAACAACGGCATGGAGTACTTCAACACCTTCGGCGGAAACCCGGTTTCCTGCGCCGTCGGCCTTGCCGTGCTCGACGTCATCGAGGGGCAGGACCTGCGCGGCAACGCACTTGCTATCGGCAACTACCTCATCGGCTCCTTCCGGGCGATGCAGGCGCGTTACGAGGTGATCGGCGACGTCCGCGGCATGGGGCTGTTCCTTGGCATCGAACTGGTCAGCGACCGCAATACCAAGGCACCCGCCACCGAATTTGCCCGGGCCGTTTCCAACGGCGCCCGCCAGCGCGGCGTGTTGATGGGCACCGAAGGGCCACATGACAACGTCTTGAAGATGCGTCCGCCGATGATCTTCTCGAAACGCGACGCCGATCATCTGCTCGCCGTCCTCGAAGAGACCTTTGCGGATGTGAGCAGGAAGCTCGGTTAA
- a CDS encoding branched-chain amino acid ABC transporter permease, whose amino-acid sequence MDMFLQQLVNALSLGGTYALLALGLAVVFSIMGLINFAHGELMTAAGYGLCFALLLGVPFPLAIFGALMIAVALAMLMERIAFRPVRGASGTTLLLTSFAVSAILRVIFQNFISARPKPVPMPESFSGTIEIGGLHLGLIQGTSILVTVIMLVGLNLFLRTTVLGRAMRAASEDFAIVRLMGIRANAVVATAFAISGLLAGVAGILWVAQRGSVDPLMGFLPVLKAFIAAIIGGLGSLSGAVAGGFLLGFIEVFLQAYLPESLLSYRDAFTILLVIGVLLFAPQGLLARKTIVKL is encoded by the coding sequence ATGGACATGTTCCTGCAGCAGCTGGTCAACGCGCTGAGCCTCGGCGGCACCTATGCGCTTCTCGCGCTTGGGCTCGCGGTCGTCTTCTCGATCATGGGGCTGATCAATTTCGCCCATGGCGAACTGATGACGGCGGCGGGCTACGGGCTGTGCTTCGCCCTTCTGCTGGGCGTGCCCTTTCCGCTCGCCATCTTCGGCGCGCTGATGATCGCGGTGGCGCTTGCCATGTTGATGGAGCGCATCGCCTTTCGGCCGGTGCGGGGCGCGAGCGGCACGACGCTGCTTCTCACCAGCTTTGCCGTCAGCGCCATCCTGCGCGTCATCTTCCAGAACTTCATTTCGGCGCGGCCGAAGCCGGTGCCGATGCCGGAGAGCTTTTCCGGGACGATCGAGATCGGTGGCCTTCACCTCGGCCTGATCCAAGGCACATCGATCCTGGTCACGGTCATCATGCTCGTCGGGCTCAACCTCTTCCTGCGCACCACCGTTCTCGGCCGGGCGATGCGTGCGGCTTCGGAGGATTTCGCCATCGTCCGGCTGATGGGTATTCGCGCCAATGCCGTGGTTGCGACCGCCTTTGCCATTTCGGGACTGCTCGCGGGCGTCGCGGGCATTCTCTGGGTGGCGCAGCGCGGCAGCGTCGATCCGCTGATGGGCTTCCTGCCGGTCTTGAAGGCCTTCATCGCCGCGATCATTGGCGGGCTCGGCAGCCTCTCCGGCGCCGTTGCCGGCGGCTTCCTGCTCGGCTTCATCGAGGTGTTCCTGCAGGCCTATCTGCCGGAAAGCCTGCTCAGCTACCGCGATGCCTTCACCATCCTGCTCGTCATCGGCGTGCTTCTCTTCGCGCCGCAGGGGCTGCTTGCGCGCAAGACGATCGTCAAACTCTGA
- a CDS encoding NAD(P)-dependent alcohol dehydrogenase — protein sequence MAIARGYAATDASKPLTPFTFERREPRDNDVVIDIKYCGVCHSDIHQARNEWGNSAFPMVPGHEIVGIVTAVGSKVTKFKVGDRAGVGCFVDSCTTCATRDVDLEHYMPGLVVTYNGVEADGKTATQGGYSDSIVVKEGYVLSIPENLPLDAAAPLLCAGITLYSPLRHWKAGPGKKVAIVGMGGLGHMGVKIAHAMGAEVTVLSQSLSKKEDGLKLGADHYFATNDPETFKTLQGQFDLIICTVAAEIDWNAYLNLLKVDGDFVLVGIPENAVPVHAFALVPARRSISGSMIGSIKETQEMLDFCGAHNIVSEIETIKIQEINEAYERVVKSDVRYRFVIDMASLDAA from the coding sequence ATGGCCATTGCAAGAGGATATGCGGCGACCGACGCGTCGAAACCGCTGACGCCCTTCACCTTCGAACGTCGCGAGCCGCGCGACAACGACGTGGTGATCGACATCAAATATTGCGGCGTCTGCCACTCCGACATTCACCAGGCACGCAACGAATGGGGCAACTCGGCCTTCCCGATGGTCCCCGGCCACGAGATCGTCGGCATCGTCACCGCCGTCGGCTCCAAGGTCACCAAATTCAAGGTGGGTGACCGCGCCGGCGTCGGCTGCTTCGTCGATTCGTGCACCACCTGCGCGACACGCGACGTCGATCTGGAGCATTACATGCCAGGTCTGGTGGTGACCTATAACGGCGTCGAGGCCGACGGCAAGACAGCGACGCAGGGTGGCTACTCCGACAGCATCGTCGTCAAGGAAGGCTATGTCCTGTCGATCCCGGAAAACCTGCCGCTCGACGCGGCGGCACCGCTTTTGTGTGCCGGCATCACGCTCTATTCGCCGCTTCGTCACTGGAAGGCCGGTCCCGGCAAGAAGGTCGCGATCGTCGGCATGGGCGGTCTCGGCCATATGGGCGTCAAGATCGCCCACGCCATGGGCGCGGAGGTGACGGTGCTCAGCCAAAGCCTGTCGAAGAAGGAAGACGGGCTGAAGCTCGGTGCCGACCACTACTTCGCCACCAACGATCCGGAAACCTTCAAGACGCTTCAGGGCCAGTTCGACCTGATCATCTGCACGGTCGCAGCCGAGATCGACTGGAACGCCTATCTCAACCTGTTGAAGGTCGACGGCGATTTCGTGCTGGTCGGTATTCCGGAAAATGCCGTGCCGGTCCATGCCTTCGCGCTGGTTCCGGCCCGCCGCAGCATTTCCGGCTCGATGATCGGTTCGATCAAGGAAACCCAGGAAATGCTCGACTTCTGCGGCGCCCACAACATCGTCTCGGAGATCGAAACGATCAAGATCCAGGAGATCAACGAAGCCTACGAGCGTGTCGTCAAGAGCGACGTCCGCTACCGCTTCGTCATCGACATGGCGTCGCTCGACGCGGCGTAA
- a CDS encoding Lrp/AsnC family transcriptional regulator — MFIITVILSARSEAEIMQDIDAIDRTILSILSREARIPMKSLAGRIGLSRSATTERVTRLEKAGIIRGYRADIGQLEEGQIQAFLLVTLQRTPSIGVLDRLAGFSSVRKVSSVSGQLDLVVEVEVGSINALNELRNEVATMDNVEDLTTSIVLRRDIERS; from the coding sequence ATGTTTATAATAACCGTCATCTTGTCGGCGCGCTCGGAGGCGGAAATCATGCAGGACATCGACGCGATCGACCGGACGATCCTCAGCATCCTGTCGCGGGAGGCGCGCATCCCGATGAAGTCGCTGGCGGGCAGGATCGGGCTTTCCCGAAGTGCGACGACGGAGCGCGTCACCCGCCTGGAAAAGGCGGGCATCATTCGCGGCTACCGCGCCGATATCGGCCAGCTGGAGGAGGGGCAGATCCAGGCCTTCCTGCTCGTCACGCTGCAGCGTACGCCGTCGATCGGCGTGCTTGACCGGCTCGCCGGCTTTTCTTCCGTGCGCAAGGTTTCCTCCGTCAGCGGCCAGCTCGATCTGGTCGTCGAGGTCGAGGTCGGCTCCATCAACGCGCTGAATGAACTGCGCAACGAAGTGGCGACCATGGACAACGTCGAGGATCTGACGACGTCGATCGTGCTCAGGCGGGATATCGAGCGTAGCTGA
- a CDS encoding ABC transporter ATP-binding protein, whose product MMHSEIPAQKPLLEVSGLKVAYGAVEALKGVDLTVNKGQIVTLLGANGAGKSSTLNALMGLAAKKAGRVSFNGQDISGLPPEQIVRLGMTLTPEGRRIFPSLTVDEHLLLGGAMHKARGVISDVREDMLSRFPILKERLSQKAGSLSGGEQQMLAIARSMMSSPDLLLLDEPSLGLAPQVVDLIFDLIAGLRQKGLTILLVEQNVALSLEIADAGYVMANGRIVLSGTAAELRNSTEIQGAYLGA is encoded by the coding sequence ATGATGCACAGTGAAATTCCCGCTCAGAAGCCCCTGCTCGAAGTGAGCGGCCTCAAGGTTGCCTATGGTGCCGTCGAGGCGCTGAAGGGGGTCGATCTCACCGTCAACAAAGGGCAGATCGTCACGCTGCTCGGCGCCAACGGCGCCGGCAAGAGCTCGACGCTGAATGCGCTGATGGGCCTGGCGGCAAAGAAGGCGGGGCGGGTGTCGTTCAATGGCCAGGACATTTCCGGCCTGCCGCCGGAACAGATCGTCAGGCTCGGCATGACGCTGACGCCGGAAGGCCGGCGCATCTTTCCAAGCCTGACGGTGGACGAACACCTGCTGCTTGGCGGCGCCATGCACAAGGCGCGCGGGGTGATATCCGACGTGCGCGAGGACATGCTGTCGCGTTTCCCGATCCTGAAAGAACGTCTTAGCCAGAAAGCCGGTTCGCTGTCCGGTGGCGAGCAGCAGATGCTGGCGATCGCCCGTTCGATGATGTCGTCGCCCGACCTTTTGCTGCTCGACGAGCCTTCGCTCGGGCTGGCGCCGCAGGTGGTCGACCTGATCTTCGACCTGATCGCCGGTCTGCGCCAGAAGGGCCTGACGATCCTGCTCGTCGAGCAGAACGTAGCACTTTCGCTCGAAATCGCCGACGCGGGCTATGTCATGGCGAACGGGCGCATCGTGCTCTCCGGCACTGCCGCCGAACTTCGCAATTCAACTGAAATCCAGGGTGCCTATCTCGGCGCTTGA
- a CDS encoding AraC family transcriptional regulator, whose amino-acid sequence MTATRQTARQDMIDVIARITGKDGDHQTAIPGLSIHRHSGDAPVNCAAYKPSLAIIVQGAKRVVLGDETLIYGASDYLLTSIDLPVLSQVCKASADEPYLSFAFQIDTAKIPALLDFLAQGHMPASASPRGMTVSKITPDLEDAALRLLRLLDRPDDIPALLPLVEQEILYRLVTGPHGHRLRQMATVESQPHQVGRAVAWLKEHYSRPLRIDDLASRVSMSVSSLHHHFKAITAMSPLQYQKQLRLQEARRLMLEESLDAGDAGHQVGYESQSQFSREYARHFGEPPLRDIGRVRRTLVERFSGEAEMLSEG is encoded by the coding sequence ATGACAGCCACGCGACAGACTGCCAGACAGGACATGATCGACGTCATTGCCCGGATCACCGGGAAGGACGGCGACCACCAGACCGCAATCCCAGGTTTGAGCATTCATCGCCATTCCGGCGACGCACCCGTCAATTGCGCGGCCTACAAGCCGAGCCTTGCGATCATCGTCCAGGGCGCCAAGCGCGTGGTACTCGGCGACGAGACGCTGATCTATGGCGCTTCCGATTATCTGCTGACGTCGATCGACCTGCCGGTGTTGTCGCAGGTCTGCAAGGCTTCGGCCGACGAGCCTTATCTCAGCTTCGCCTTCCAGATCGATACGGCCAAGATTCCGGCATTGCTCGACTTTCTGGCGCAGGGGCATATGCCGGCCTCCGCCTCGCCGCGCGGCATGACGGTCAGCAAGATCACACCTGACCTCGAAGATGCAGCACTCAGGCTCTTGCGGCTACTCGACCGGCCCGACGATATTCCCGCACTGCTGCCGCTGGTCGAGCAGGAAATTCTGTATCGCCTGGTGACCGGCCCGCACGGCCACCGGCTTCGCCAGATGGCAACAGTCGAAAGCCAGCCGCATCAGGTCGGCCGCGCCGTCGCCTGGCTGAAGGAGCACTATTCCCGGCCGCTGCGCATCGACGACCTAGCGAGCCGGGTCTCGATGAGCGTTTCGTCGCTGCACCACCATTTCAAGGCGATCACCGCAATGAGCCCGCTGCAGTACCAGAAGCAGTTGCGGCTGCAGGAGGCGCGGCGGCTGATGCTGGAAGAAAGTCTCGATGCCGGAGATGCCGGCCATCAGGTCGGCTACGAGAGCCAGTCGCAATTCAGTCGCGAATATGCCCGCCACTTCGGCGAGCCGCCGTTGCGCGACATCGGCCGCGTGCGCCGTACGTTGGTCGAGCGCTTCTCCGGCGAGGCGGAGATGCTGAGCGAGGGGTGA
- a CDS encoding amino acid ABC transporter substrate-binding protein, giving the protein MKLGILALASAAFLAGTAASAATLDVVKERGELRCGVSQGVLGFSAPNDKGEWSGFDIDFCRAVAAATLGNPDKVKYVPLSTKERFTALQSGEVDLLSRQTTWTLSRDSDLGMSFVGVNYYDGQAFMVRNDLGVKSVKELSGASVCTETGTTTEQNMADYFSSNNIQYQVIAFEKPDQTIQAFNTARCDVYSTDASALYAQRLTLNDPDRFVVLPEVISKEPLGPAVRQGDEQWFKVVRWTLFAMIEAEELGITKENAAKMQESGTVGQKRFLGIDNEAGKALGLGPTWAFQAISAVGNYGEVFEKHLGKDSALKIDRGLNKLWSQGGLMYAPPAR; this is encoded by the coding sequence ATGAAACTTGGAATTCTAGCACTTGCGAGTGCGGCGTTTCTCGCCGGAACGGCAGCCAGCGCCGCCACGCTTGATGTCGTCAAGGAACGCGGCGAACTTCGCTGCGGCGTCAGCCAGGGCGTGCTCGGCTTTTCCGCGCCGAACGACAAGGGCGAGTGGAGCGGCTTCGACATCGACTTCTGCCGCGCGGTCGCTGCGGCCACGCTCGGCAACCCGGACAAGGTGAAATACGTGCCGCTCTCGACCAAGGAGCGCTTCACCGCGCTGCAGTCGGGCGAAGTCGATCTGCTTTCGCGCCAGACCACCTGGACGCTGTCGCGCGACAGCGATCTCGGCATGAGCTTCGTCGGCGTCAACTACTATGACGGCCAGGCCTTCATGGTGCGCAACGACCTCGGCGTGAAGAGCGTCAAGGAACTCTCGGGCGCCTCCGTCTGCACGGAAACCGGCACGACCACCGAGCAGAACATGGCCGACTACTTCAGCTCCAACAACATCCAGTACCAGGTCATCGCTTTCGAAAAGCCCGACCAGACGATCCAGGCCTTCAACACGGCGCGCTGCGACGTCTATTCGACCGACGCCTCGGCGCTCTACGCCCAGCGCCTGACGCTGAACGACCCGGACCGCTTCGTCGTGTTGCCGGAAGTCATCTCCAAGGAACCGCTCGGACCGGCCGTGCGCCAGGGCGACGAGCAGTGGTTCAAGGTCGTTCGCTGGACATTGTTCGCGATGATCGAGGCCGAAGAACTTGGTATCACCAAGGAGAACGCGGCCAAGATGCAGGAAAGCGGCACGGTCGGCCAGAAGCGGTTCCTGGGCATCGACAACGAAGCCGGCAAGGCGCTGGGCCTCGGCCCGACATGGGCCTTCCAGGCGATCTCCGCCGTCGGCAACTATGGCGAGGTCTTCGAAAAGCACCTGGGCAAGGACAGTGCGCTCAAGATCGACCGCGGCCTCAACAAGCTGTGGAGCCAGGGCGGCCTGATGTACGCGCCGCCGGCGCGCTGA